In Deltaproteobacteria bacterium, the genomic window CGCCTGGTCCATTGATCCCATGCCCAATAATAAAAAACCGGCCAAGATAATTACACCAATGCCCAACCTTGATTGCATAGCCTGATTCCTTTCCCCTTCAGCCCCATTTCAATTTAGTCCGAAGGATCTCAAAATAATTTTTAAAAGGGGTCTTAATCAAGAGAATCGATTTAACAGCCTTTTGAACCCGTACCAGGTCTCCTTCTTTTAAAGGATATCCCACCTGCCCATCAAAAGTCAACCAGACTTCCTTGGCCTTGGACCCCAGACGAATATCGATGACCGAATTGTCCTGGACGATAATCGGACGATTGGTCAGGGTGAAGGGGCAGATAGGGGTTAAAATAATGGTTTTCAGCGAAGGGTGGAGGATCGGCCCTCCGGCTGCCAGATTATAGGCCGTAGAACCGGTCGGGGTGGCTACAATCAGACCATCTCCCCGGTAAGAGGTCAGAAATTGGCCGTCTATGCTGGTTTCAAGATCTATAATTCGAGCCAGGGCCCCTTTATTGATCACCACATCATTTAAAAAAGAAACCGTGGGATGATCTTCCCCGTCCCGAATGATCCGGGCTGACAAGACCATTCGGGGTTCGGTTTGATAATCCCCGGCCAGGATCTTTTCGAACAGGAGCCGGAGCTCATCCAGGGCGATTTCCGTCAAAAACCCCAACCCCCCCCAATTATCCCCCAGAATAGGGGCCTCCAGAGTGCCATAGAGACGAACCGCCTTAAGCAGTGTCCCGTCTCCCCCTAAAACGACCACCAGATCCAATGGCTTTTGAGGCAGCTCCAGATCTAAAGGTTCTTCTTTTTCATCCCAATAAACCTGAAAACCCTTTTCCTTTTCCAGCCAGTCTTTGACTTTCAAAGCCTCTTGACAGGCATAAGGATTATTTTTGACCACCAGTCGAATCTGTTTCACTCTAATCTCCGTTTAATTTAAGGATAAACGCACTTTCAAATTTACAGGTTTGGTCAGGCTTCCAAAGGAAGCTCAATGGTAAAGATCGTTCCGTGAGGTTCGTTATTTTTAACCCGAATATGACCGTGATGATCGGATATTATGGAGCTGACAATCGTCAACCCCAGGCCGGTTCCCCCCTTTTTGGTGGAAAAATAGGGTTCAAAAAGCCGGTCTCGATCTCTTGGGGCGATCCCGATGCCGGTATCCATAACCTGAATACGGACCATCTTCAATGACGGATCATAACCTGTCCGGATTTGAACGGACCCCTGGTTCTCAATCGCGGCTACCGCATTATCCAGCAGGTTGATCATAACCCTTTTGATCTGTTCCCGATCCAAAGGGAATTTGGGTATTTCCGGATCGGACAAAAATGAAAAATCAATATTCTTGCGACTTTCCTGATATAAAATCAGGACCTCTTGAATCAGGGCGTTTAGGTCATTTATGGAAAGGGTTACTGCCGGCAATCGGGCAAAGGCGAAAAACTCATTGACTAAAACGATCAATTCATCCACTTGATTAATAATGGTTTGTGTACAGTCATCGAATATTTCTTTTTCTTTTCCCTCCGGCAGAAGGTAGGAATATTTTTTTCGTAAACGTTGGGCCGACAATTTGATGGGGGTCAACGGGTTTTTGATCTCATGAGCCAGCCGCCGGGCCACCTCTCTCCAGGCCGAAACCTTTTGAACCTTTTCGATCTCAGTCATATCATCAAACACCAGGACCATGCCCAAATTTCGTTTTTCCTCATCCCGTAACAGGGTAATCTTCAAAAGGAGGGTCAGGGTCTTATCCTGAAGCGGGACCTGCAAGGTCCGTTTGAGGGTGCCCATCTTAATCAGGTCCAGATTGGCTTCCAGATCGTGAAGCAGGACCTTATGTTCCGGAAGAAGCACCTCCCGATACGGCCGGCCCAGGACTTTTTCGGTTTTTATCCGAAGCATTTCCCTGGCCGAATGGTTGACGGTACTGATCCTTCCTTCAGCATCTAAAGAAATAACGCCGGTCCCGATATTGGCCAGGACCGCCTCCATATACTGTTTCCTTTGATTGAGTTCCTCATTGCTTTTCCACAATTTTTGATGGGTCCGTTCGATCTCTTCCTTACCTTTTCTCAAATCAGAGGTCATCTTATTAAAGGAATTTACTAACAGTCCGAATTCATCCTTGGCCTCTAAGTCTATAGAAAAATTATAATCCCCTTGAGCGATCCGCAAGGTCCCTTCCGCCAGCCTTTGGATCGGAACCGTCATCCCCTTGGCCAGGTAAAAGCCAAACCAGGTAGCAGAAAAAAGGATCAACAAAGAAACAATCGAAAGGATAATCAGGTAGATAAATTTTATAGGATTTTTCAACATCTGCATCTGCCGATAGCCTTCCAGGCCAGTGGAAATGGTCTCCATTTTCTTTAACAATGCCCCCGGGAAATAAGTCGCCACTACCACGGTGGCCATACTCTTCCCCTCAGAAGAACCATCCCCGACCGGAACACCGGCAATAAAAAAATCTCCCTGGGGAGTGGATTGAACCTCGAAAACTCCCTGGGGTTGAAAACTTTTTTGTATCAGACTCAATGGGGGATCTTGAAAGTATTTCAGGTAGCTTTCCGAAGTGCTGACCAGAATTTTTTGTTCCAGACTGGGTAAAAACACACCCACCCAGGCCAGGCCGTATTCCTGCCTTTTGGCTTGGAGATTCCGGAGAAAATCGTCTCCACCATTTTTTCTTAAAAAACCGGACTGGCTCAGGTTCAGACTGATTTGCTGAGCATAGATTCGGGTTCCCCGCTGGGAAGCCTGATAATAGGCGCGGCCCACATCTAACGAGTCCTGCAAAGATTTTTCAATATGAATATTGAACCAGTAATCCAATCCGATGGCCATAAATTCATAGGCGATAAAAAACAATAAGATGGTCGGTACCAGAGACAAAGTAACAAACCCCATTACCAGGCGGGTCCGGATCTTGGAACCCAGGATTTTACGCCTTCTTTCGGTGACCAGTTTAAGAAGATTTCGAATAACTAAAAAAATCAGTAAAAGAAGTAAAATAATATTAACATTGATTAAAGCAAAAAGGACGACCCGTTGGGAAGTGGAAAAGGGAAAGTCGGGCCGGAGTATTTTAGTCTCCCAGATCGTCAGAATCAAAACCACTAATATGGTTAAGATAATAATGAGGCGTTCTCTTTTTTTGCGTCGCCTTTCTTTTTGTTCTTCCGATAAAATGGAGTTCATGGATCGATTAAGGAGGGGTTTTGAGGTTTTAATACATAAAATCTACCACATACCAATCCGTCTCGAAATCCCACAGGGAAACGAAAAATAAAAGGTAATGGAGGTATAAGGGGAGACGGACTTTGTTGAGCTCCGCTTTTAGCCGCAATTGATACTGGTTGTTCTTTTCCAGGGCCTGGAGGAGAATCAGTTGGACATTACTGACATCAGCCATCATCTCCTGGGCCTTACTGAACTCTTTCATGGTAAAAGTTTGATTTCCCCGCTCGCTTAAGGTAACGGAAAACTCTTCTCTCAGGGAATCGTATTTAATGGTATGGTGTAGTCTTAAGGTGGCCAGGCGTTTATTCGGCCAGAGGGAGCGGGGTTTATACAATTCAATCAGGAAGGTAAAAGTAGTTGGAATCCCGTTCAGGATCGCCTTGTTCATATCAGGGGTAAAACACCCTTTGGTGTAGAAATAAAGCAAGAGGTAGTCTTGATTGTTGGTAACGATGATGTCGCCTATCTGGGCCTGTTTTCCCCAAGCTGGTTTTGGACCCCAAAGAGCCAAAAAAACAAAGAGCAGAACAAGACACCCGACAGCCTGATTCATCAAAAAAATGCGTTTCATAAAAAAAATATTAACAAAATGGCCAAAAAATGCAAGTCCATTCCGATATCTCTATTTTGATGGTATCTAACAATGATAAACATATAAAAAGCCGCCGAAACCCGCATTTCGTCATTCCGGCCTCCGTCCCGTAGGGGACTACACCCCGGAGGGCGAAAGCCGGAATCCAGTGTTTATAATTGGTTACACCTGTCCTGGATTCCCGCCTGCGCGGGAATGACGCGTTTTTACATAATTATCAACAATCAGGGGCAGAGGAATTTTTACCGGCAAAATACGATGAGGCTCGTAAGGGGGGGATTTTTTTTATAGCGTGGCGATTTCAAAATTTTCTTTTTCGGACAACAATTTCTTAATGATCGCCAAATTTAAGGTGTGCCCGGATTTATAAGCGATGATATGTCCCAGAAGGGGTTTCCCGACCAGGGAGAGATCTCCAATGAGATCCAGAATCTTATGGCGAACGAATTCATCTTCATAGCGAAGGCCTTCTTCATTCAGGACCCCCTGGGTATCGATCACTACGGCATTCTTAAGTGAGCCCCCCTTGGCGAACCCATTTCGTTTTAGAGTCTCCACATCCTTTAAAAAACCGAAAGTTCGGGCCCGACTGATTTCCTCAACAAAGGTTTTATTCTTGACGACCAGTGTATAAGACTGATTTTGCAAAAGGGGATGATCGAACTCGATGGTATAAGAAATCTTAAATTCGCTATAGGGGAAAAGATGGATGTATTTATCCCCTTCCTGGACAGTGACCGGCCTTTTAATCCTTAAGAATGTCTTGCGATTTTCCTGAGCCTTAAATCCAACTCTTTGTAATAAAGAAGTAAAATGGGCGGCACTGCCGTCCATAATGGGAACTTCCGAAGAATCGATTTCAATGGAGGCATTATCGATCCCCATTCCGGCCAAAGCCGACAGCAGATGTTCTACCGTGTAAATCCGGTATCCATTCAAGCCCAAAGAAGTGGCCAGACGGGTATCGACCACTTGGGAATCCTTGGCCTGAATGACCGGGGTTCCCGGCAGGTCCACCCGGATGAATCGGATTCCGTAATCAGGACAGGCCGGTTTCAGGGTAAGATTAACCTGCTTACCGGTATGCAATCCGATACCCCCGCAACTGATTTGGGTATTAATGGTCTGCTGATACGGAATCACCTTTTATCTCCATAGTGCTCAGTCCGAAAATAAAGTTGCAAGTTGCAAGCATGAAAAACCCTTGAACCTGTCCAGGGTTTTCGCTTTGAGCTTTTTTCTTAAACCTATTTTCATGCCTCGTGGCGCCCCACCCCTTCAAATCTTCTTTACAGACTCTCTCACTTATGCCATGGTCTATACAAAATTGTTAGAAGAAAGGCAAGTCAAAAAGGATTCTTTTAAAGGAACTATGGGAAAAAATGCCCTTTCAAAGATTGTTGTAACCCTACTGGTTGTTTTCGTCTGCTCCTGTTCTTCCGTCATTCAAAGGCCGTTGCCCGTAAGAGAAGGGGTGCATTTCCAACTGGTTCCGGAGGAAAACTGGCCTTTGTTGAAGGATGATCTCGACCCAAAAAGTCTGGAGCAGGCGGTTACAGAGAGCCTGAAATATCTAAGTAACCGGACGGGAAAAAAAATTTTTCTGGGGTCACGGGAAATAAGAAGCGAAGAAATCCTTTCCGGTTTAACCCTCTTCCTGCATCTGTTGCAAAAATACCAGGACAGTCAATCCTTTCAAGATCAGATTAAAAGCCATTATCACCTTTTCCGGGCGGTCTTGGACGATAAGCCCCTCCCCTTGCTGATGACCGGCTATTATGAGCCCACCTTACAAGGAAGTCGCTGGCCATCATCCCATTTTCAGTACCCGGTTTACCGGCAACCCGAGGATCTGCTCTTTATCGATACAAGCAAATTCTCCAAGCAAATCCAGGGCAGTAAATGGATCGGCCGGACCAGGGGGAACCAGGTAATCCCCTATTACACGCGCCGGGAAATAGAGCAGGAAGGTCCTTTGGCCGGGAAAAATCTGGAAATCCTCTGGGTGGATGATCCCGTAAAACTCTTTTTCATGCAGATCCAGGGTTCGGGACAGGTTAGCCTGGAGGATGGTTCTCTGGTTAAATTGGGTTATCAGGGCACCAATGGCCATCCCTATTTTGCCATAGGCAAGGAATTGATCCGCCGGGGGATATTCCAACCTGAAGCCCTATCCCTTCAATCCATCTCTGCCTATCTCCAGGGGCATCCTGAAGAACAATCGGCCATAATGAACCTGAATCCGAGCTACATTTTTTTCCAGGAGGCCCAGGGAGGCCCTTATGGCAGCCTGGGCCTTCCCCTGACCCCAGGCCGATCGATCGCTGCGGACCAAACCGTCTTCCCGGCAGCCGGCCTGGCCTGGACAACCGGGATGAAACCGGCCTTTGATGAACAGGGTCATATCCGTTCCTGGGAACCTTTCGGACGCTGGGTCTGTATTCAAGACAGCGGAGGGGCTATTAAAGGTCCTTCCCGGGTCGATCTTTTCTGGGGGAATGGGCTTGGAGCGGAACTGGCAGCCGGCCATCTGCGCCACCAGGGCGCTCTCTATATCCTCCTGAAAAAATGAGTCGAAAGACGGTTGACAAAGAAAAGGAATTGAGGTACTTAGCTTTCTTATGGCACAGAGACCGGTAAATGACCTGAACCAATTGATAAATAAACGGTTAAAGGACCTGCAAGACGTCCAAAACCGTTTTTTAGAGATCCATTCCCAGGATCTGATCGATCTGGCTTTTGAGATCTCTCAGGCCTTTTCCCAAGGGAAAAAAATAATGATCATGGGCAATGGCGGCAGTGCGGCCGATGCGCAGCATATGGCCGCTGAATTTGTCAATCGTTTTAAAATCGAACGGCCTCCCCTTCCAGCCCTGTCTTTAAGCACCGACACCTCCATCCTGACTGCCATTGGAAACGATTATGGCTATGATCAGGTTTTCGAAAAACAAATCCTGGCCCTCGGGGTCCAGGGGGATATCCTCCTGGGTATCAGCACCAGCGGAAATTCGTCTAATATCCTAAGGGGATTCAAAGCGGGCCGCGGGAAAAAGATAAAGACCGTGGCCCTGACCGGAAATGAAGGGGGTGCAATGATTCAATGGGCGGATAAATCTTTAATCGTACCTTCCAGTGACACGCCCCATATCCAGGAAACCCATATCCTGGCCATCCACCTGCTCTGTGAACTGGTCGATTCTTTTTTATTCCCTACCCCCTGAAAGATAAAAAGCATGAAACCTAAAGGCATTCCCCCTTCGGCCTTAAAAAGGCTCACCACCTATTCCTTGAAAGATCGAAAAAGCAAGGTCTGTCTGGAAGATTTCGCCAAACCCTGGTTACCGGGAAACTCCCTGGAAATTTTTCTGGACAGCCTGCCCAATCTATTAGGGGCCAAGGATTTTCGATCCATTGTGATGGCTATGCTTGCCGCCAGGAAGTCCGACAAAATCATCCACTGGGCCATGGGCGCCCATGTGATCAAAGTGGGGCTGAAT contains:
- a CDS encoding NAD(+)/NADH kinase, whose translation is MKQIRLVVKNNPYACQEALKVKDWLEKEKGFQVYWDEKEEPLDLELPQKPLDLVVVLGGDGTLLKAVRLYGTLEAPILGDNWGGLGFLTEIALDELRLLFEKILAGDYQTEPRMVLSARIIRDGEDHPTVSFLNDVVINKGALARIIDLETSIDGQFLTSYRGDGLIVATPTGSTAYNLAAGGPILHPSLKTIILTPICPFTLTNRPIIVQDNSVIDIRLGSKAKEVWLTFDGQVGYPLKEGDLVRVQKAVKSILLIKTPFKNYFEILRTKLKWG
- a CDS encoding PAS domain-containing protein; this translates as MNSILSEEQKERRRKKRERLIIILTILVVLILTIWETKILRPDFPFSTSQRVVLFALINVNIILLLLLIFLVIRNLLKLVTERRRKILGSKIRTRLVMGFVTLSLVPTILLFFIAYEFMAIGLDYWFNIHIEKSLQDSLDVGRAYYQASQRGTRIYAQQISLNLSQSGFLRKNGGDDFLRNLQAKRQEYGLAWVGVFLPSLEQKILVSTSESYLKYFQDPPLSLIQKSFQPQGVFEVQSTPQGDFFIAGVPVGDGSSEGKSMATVVVATYFPGALLKKMETISTGLEGYRQMQMLKNPIKFIYLIILSIVSLLILFSATWFGFYLAKGMTVPIQRLAEGTLRIAQGDYNFSIDLEAKDEFGLLVNSFNKMTSDLRKGKEEIERTHQKLWKSNEELNQRKQYMEAVLANIGTGVISLDAEGRISTVNHSAREMLRIKTEKVLGRPYREVLLPEHKVLLHDLEANLDLIKMGTLKRTLQVPLQDKTLTLLLKITLLRDEEKRNLGMVLVFDDMTEIEKVQKVSAWREVARRLAHEIKNPLTPIKLSAQRLRKKYSYLLPEGKEKEIFDDCTQTIINQVDELIVLVNEFFAFARLPAVTLSINDLNALIQEVLILYQESRKNIDFSFLSDPEIPKFPLDREQIKRVMINLLDNAVAAIENQGSVQIRTGYDPSLKMVRIQVMDTGIGIAPRDRDRLFEPYFSTKKGGTGLGLTIVSSIISDHHGHIRVKNNEPHGTIFTIELPLEA
- a CDS encoding DUF4390 domain-containing protein; the encoded protein is MKRIFLMNQAVGCLVLLFVFLALWGPKPAWGKQAQIGDIIVTNNQDYLLLYFYTKGCFTPDMNKAILNGIPTTFTFLIELYKPRSLWPNKRLATLRLHHTIKYDSLREEFSVTLSERGNQTFTMKEFSKAQEMMADVSNVQLILLQALEKNNQYQLRLKAELNKVRLPLYLHYLLFFVSLWDFETDWYVVDFMY
- a CDS encoding MltA domain-containing protein — translated: MGKNALSKIVVTLLVVFVCSCSSVIQRPLPVREGVHFQLVPEENWPLLKDDLDPKSLEQAVTESLKYLSNRTGKKIFLGSREIRSEEILSGLTLFLHLLQKYQDSQSFQDQIKSHYHLFRAVLDDKPLPLLMTGYYEPTLQGSRWPSSHFQYPVYRQPEDLLFIDTSKFSKQIQGSKWIGRTRGNQVIPYYTRREIEQEGPLAGKNLEILWVDDPVKLFFMQIQGSGQVSLEDGSLVKLGYQGTNGHPYFAIGKELIRRGIFQPEALSLQSISAYLQGHPEEQSAIMNLNPSYIFFQEAQGGPYGSLGLPLTPGRSIAADQTVFPAAGLAWTTGMKPAFDEQGHIRSWEPFGRWVCIQDSGGAIKGPSRVDLFWGNGLGAELAAGHLRHQGALYILLKK
- a CDS encoding D-sedoheptulose 7-phosphate isomerase, which codes for MAQRPVNDLNQLINKRLKDLQDVQNRFLEIHSQDLIDLAFEISQAFSQGKKIMIMGNGGSAADAQHMAAEFVNRFKIERPPLPALSLSTDTSILTAIGNDYGYDQVFEKQILALGVQGDILLGISTSGNSSNILRGFKAGRGKKIKTVALTGNEGGAMIQWADKSLIVPSSDTPHIQETHILAIHLLCELVDSFLFPTP